The Streptomyces spororaveus genome includes a region encoding these proteins:
- a CDS encoding SAM-dependent methyltransferase, giving the protein MERPAWAPPGIDISVPSVSRIYDYYLGGSHNFEVDRQTARRAMEFIPGLPKIMQANRAFMRRAVRHAVAEGVTQFLDIGSGIPTFGNVHEIAQAASPQARVVYVDHDPVAVAHSRAVLEGDDRSGIVAADLRKPREILAAPEVGRLLDLGRPVALLLVAVLHFLEDADDPCGAVAELRDALAPGSLLILTHASYEGIPLTQEVADGTVSVYRDMRNPLVMRTREQVSGFFDGFEMLEPGLVSMPDWRPDRPEDGEDGETPEDPYAFSGFGGVGRKA; this is encoded by the coding sequence ATGGAGCGCCCCGCCTGGGCCCCGCCAGGCATCGACATATCGGTGCCGAGCGTGTCCCGCATCTATGATTACTACCTGGGCGGGTCCCACAATTTCGAGGTCGACCGCCAGACCGCTCGCCGCGCCATGGAATTCATCCCGGGACTGCCCAAGATCATGCAGGCCAACCGGGCATTCATGCGCCGTGCCGTCCGGCACGCCGTCGCCGAGGGCGTCACGCAGTTCCTCGACATCGGCTCCGGCATCCCCACCTTCGGCAACGTCCACGAGATCGCCCAGGCCGCCAGCCCGCAGGCGCGCGTCGTCTACGTCGACCACGACCCGGTGGCCGTCGCGCACAGCCGCGCCGTCCTCGAGGGGGACGACCGCAGCGGCATCGTCGCCGCCGACCTGCGCAAGCCCCGGGAGATCCTGGCCGCCCCCGAGGTCGGCCGGCTGCTCGACCTCGGCCGCCCGGTCGCCCTGCTGCTCGTCGCGGTCCTGCACTTCCTGGAGGACGCGGACGACCCGTGCGGCGCCGTCGCCGAACTGCGCGACGCGCTGGCCCCCGGCAGCCTGCTGATCCTCACGCACGCCTCGTACGAGGGGATCCCGCTCACCCAGGAGGTCGCCGACGGCACCGTGAGCGTCTACCGGGACATGCGCAACCCCCTCGTCATGCGTACCCGCGAACAGGTCAGCGGCTTCTTCGACGGGTTCGAGATGCTGGAACCGGGCCTCGTGTCCATGCCCGACTGGCGGCCGGACCGGCCCGAGGACGGCGAGGACGGCGAGACACCGGAAGACCCCTACGCCTTCTCGGGCTTCGGCGGCGTGGGACGCAAGGCGTGA
- a CDS encoding bestrophin-like domain: MSEWLVLSIAMAAACAVVLSIAFFNHRRIGDDDDPNETPDVIEYMTMMIGVIYAIVLGLAIAGVWEGRGAAQEYVRQEAQALHEISVRSEVYPAEVRKRIRSDVDAYVTYVVDTEWKRMAEHGELTERGGELLERVRRDVTDYEPQTDHEGQAYQPLVDQVAVVDDARSARGSSAGATMPGVVWFGLIVGALVTVGLIFTLQIRRSFREMLLAGLFSALIAFLLFLIWDFDAPFGRGISATAEPFLAQFPHLDLGG; this comes from the coding sequence TTGTCGGAATGGCTCGTCCTGTCCATCGCGATGGCCGCGGCCTGTGCCGTGGTGCTGTCCATCGCCTTCTTCAACCACAGGAGGATCGGCGACGACGACGATCCGAACGAGACCCCGGACGTCATCGAGTACATGACGATGATGATCGGGGTGATCTACGCGATCGTGCTGGGTCTGGCGATCGCAGGCGTCTGGGAGGGCCGCGGGGCCGCCCAGGAGTACGTCCGCCAGGAGGCCCAGGCCCTGCACGAGATCAGCGTCCGCTCCGAGGTCTACCCGGCCGAGGTGCGCAAGAGGATCCGGTCCGATGTCGACGCGTACGTGACCTACGTCGTGGACACCGAGTGGAAGCGGATGGCCGAACACGGCGAGCTCACCGAGCGCGGCGGGGAGCTGCTGGAACGCGTCCGCCGGGACGTCACCGACTACGAGCCGCAGACCGACCACGAGGGGCAGGCCTACCAGCCGCTGGTCGACCAGGTCGCGGTGGTCGACGACGCCCGCAGCGCGCGCGGTTCCAGTGCCGGCGCCACCATGCCGGGGGTGGTGTGGTTCGGACTGATCGTCGGCGCCCTGGTGACCGTGGGTCTGATCTTCACCCTGCAGATCAGGCGGTCGTTCCGCGAGATGCTGCTGGCGGGCCTGTTCAGTGCCCTCATCGCGTTCCTGCTGTTCCTGATCTGGGACTTCGACGCGCCGTTCGGGCGGGGCATCTCCGCCACCGCCGAACCGTTCCTCGCCCAGTTCCCCCACCTGGACCTCGGCGGCTAG
- a CDS encoding class F sortase: MGDDETGQKRRRSPWGALALVMLTGLAMVRNGVNVGDGPPQPTAASAVAVTADQLPADPPTPPADMEVLEHSSVQRIRIPTINVDAPVMTVGLDAEGWIDAPPPQDRNLAGWYLNGISPGQRGSAVIVGHVDNAQGPAVFYGLGSVKPGNHIEVERYDGRTAVFEVYGVEVFSKQAFPGARVYGDTGHPELRVITCGGGYSKARGYDGNVVVFARMVRTR; encoded by the coding sequence ATGGGCGACGACGAGACCGGGCAGAAACGCAGACGCTCACCGTGGGGCGCACTCGCCCTGGTCATGCTCACCGGCCTCGCCATGGTGCGAAACGGTGTGAACGTCGGCGACGGGCCGCCGCAGCCCACCGCGGCCTCGGCCGTCGCGGTGACGGCCGACCAGCTGCCTGCGGATCCACCCACGCCCCCGGCGGACATGGAGGTGCTGGAGCACTCGTCGGTCCAGCGCATCCGGATTCCCACGATCAACGTGGACGCGCCGGTGATGACCGTCGGGCTGGACGCGGAGGGCTGGATCGACGCGCCGCCCCCGCAGGACCGCAATCTCGCCGGCTGGTACCTCAACGGCATCTCGCCGGGCCAGCGGGGCTCGGCGGTGATCGTGGGTCACGTGGACAACGCGCAGGGCCCCGCGGTCTTCTACGGGCTCGGCTCGGTGAAGCCGGGCAACCACATCGAGGTGGAGCGGTACGACGGCCGCACGGCGGTGTTCGAGGTCTACGGCGTGGAGGTGTTCTCCAAGCAGGCCTTCCCCGGCGCCCGGGTGTACGGGGACACCGGGCACCCGGAACTCCGGGTGATCACCTGCGGCGGCGGGTACTCGAAGGCCCGCGGCTACGACGGCAACGTGGTCGTCTTCGCCCGCATGGTGCGGACCCGCTGA
- a CDS encoding polysaccharide deacetylase family protein, which yields MKNDEPTVGRRTVLRTAVFLGVAAASGLLSMKGESGTGTPAPGPGGSGAPAGPGAPPAAGAPGLRARALPEKSYRLRPMTAGAPARPAVVKPAVRTRPILELPAGTSASGGMVLTFDDGPDPRYTPAILDTLARYGVRAMFFVCGEMATENRDLLRRMVDEGHVIGNHTWTHPLIPQLSRPALASEIGRTSEVVQQAVGEAPLWFRAPYGAWNRAAFEIGAEWGMEPLAWTVDTLDWKEPGTPTIISRVLDGAAPGVIVLSHDAGGNRSQSVQAISSYLPRLLAQGHRMTLPVLPPR from the coding sequence ATGAAAAATGACGAGCCGACAGTAGGGCGGCGCACGGTCCTGCGTACCGCCGTCTTCCTCGGAGTCGCCGCCGCCTCGGGACTGCTCAGCATGAAGGGTGAGAGCGGTACCGGTACCCCGGCGCCGGGACCGGGCGGGTCCGGGGCCCCGGCCGGTCCGGGGGCGCCCCCCGCGGCGGGCGCGCCGGGGCTGCGGGCGCGGGCGCTGCCCGAGAAGTCGTACCGGCTGCGGCCGATGACCGCCGGCGCGCCGGCGCGCCCGGCCGTCGTGAAGCCCGCCGTACGGACCCGGCCCATCCTGGAACTCCCCGCCGGCACCTCCGCGTCGGGCGGCATGGTGCTCACCTTCGACGACGGCCCGGACCCCCGCTACACCCCCGCCATCCTCGACACCCTCGCCCGGTACGGTGTGCGCGCCATGTTCTTCGTCTGCGGGGAGATGGCCACCGAGAACCGGGACCTGCTGCGCCGGATGGTCGACGAGGGCCACGTCATCGGCAACCACACCTGGACCCACCCGCTCATCCCCCAGCTCAGCCGGCCCGCCCTCGCCTCCGAGATCGGCCGCACGAGCGAGGTCGTACAGCAGGCAGTCGGCGAGGCGCCGCTGTGGTTCCGGGCCCCCTACGGGGCGTGGAACCGGGCCGCCTTCGAGATCGGGGCCGAGTGGGGCATGGAGCCGCTCGCATGGACCGTGGACACCCTGGACTGGAAGGAGCCGGGCACCCCGACGATCATCTCCCGGGTCCTGGACGGTGCGGCCCCCGGCGTGATCGTCCTCTCGCACGACGCCGGCGGCAACCGGTCGCAGAGCGTCCAGGCGATCTCCTCGTACCTGCCCCGACTGCTCGCACAGGGACACCGGATGACGCTCCCGGTGCTGCCGCCCCGCTGA
- the lysX gene encoding bifunctional lysylphosphatidylglycerol synthetase/lysine--tRNA ligase LysX, protein MSATVEEKHGTRNRFLNRVPDGFGAFFGALGLLCALLALSPTLRRLLRPIVRFLDLIVVPVSANLAYAVFLFLLAAALGTRKKVAWWIVITYLALLIVDDVLEMAVGEYGVGISSMVVAVAAMAVLIAARDEFYAASRPGALWHALFVLGLGLLAAVLAGWALVALFPGSLPRGQWLDWAAKEVFGGLFSAREFDGHPPRPLSFLLGLFGAVALLNAAMTLFRSQRLTAALHGDEEPRIRALLGAYGRNDSLGYFATRRDKAVVFAPNGKAGVTYRVEAGVCLASGDPVGDPASWTAAIDAWLAVARRYGWQPAVMGASEDGATAYGRSGLGALQLGDEAILHVAHFDLDGREMRVTRQAVNRVRRTGATTVIRRHSALSEDEMRMIVESADKWRDTETERGFSMALDRLGDPADGDCLLVEAFDGKGALIALLSFVPWGKDGISLDLMRRDRTAPNGVMEFMVAQLCAAAPGLGVHRISLNFAVFRSAFEEGGRIGAGPVLKLWRRLLLFFSRWWQLEALYRSNVKYGPEWYPRFLCYQDAGSLARVSLASGIAEGFVSVPSLRTLWGNGHPKGLVAPTTTEGLPSIESLGLDAVTQEAPGVPAERLPEQVRVRHAKLDRIRAAGTDPYPVGIPARTHTVAELKATHRGSPGHPVLPPGARTGEQATLAGRVMLVRDLGGVVFAVLRDWSGDIQLMLTRDEAGADVLDSFTSQVDFGDHVLVSGETGASKAGEPSLVVRSWQLTGKCLRPLPDKRKGLADPEARVRRRYLDLVASPEARDVVRARSSAVQALRQGLLDRGYLEVETPMLQQIHGGANARPFRTHINAYDLDLYLRIAPELYLKRLCVGGMEKVFEMGRTFRNEGVSYKHNPEFTMLEAYQAFADYDVMLDLTRELIQGAATAAFGSPIAHKAGPDGKLVVHDISGTWPVKTMYGAISEALGEEVDADTEEAVLRRLCDRASVPHAPEDTRGDVVLEMYERLVEERTKLPTFYKDFPTDVSPLTRQHRRDPRLAERWDLVAFGTELGTAYSELTDPVEQRRRLTAQSLLAAGGDPEAMELDNDFLDALEYAMPPTGGLGIGVDRLVMFLTGLTIRETLPFPLVRRG, encoded by the coding sequence ATGAGTGCCACCGTGGAGGAGAAGCACGGAACCCGGAACCGTTTCCTGAACCGGGTGCCCGACGGGTTCGGCGCGTTCTTCGGAGCGCTCGGCCTGCTGTGCGCCCTGCTCGCGCTCTCCCCCACACTGCGGCGGCTCCTGCGCCCCATCGTGCGGTTCCTCGACCTGATCGTCGTACCGGTCAGCGCGAACCTCGCCTACGCCGTCTTCCTCTTCCTCCTCGCCGCGGCCCTCGGCACCCGCAAGAAGGTCGCCTGGTGGATCGTCATCACCTATCTGGCCCTGCTGATCGTCGACGACGTGCTGGAGATGGCCGTCGGCGAGTACGGGGTCGGCATCTCCTCCATGGTCGTCGCCGTCGCCGCGATGGCCGTGCTGATCGCCGCCCGCGACGAGTTCTACGCCGCCTCCCGGCCCGGGGCACTGTGGCACGCCCTGTTCGTGCTCGGCCTCGGCCTGCTCGCCGCCGTACTCGCGGGCTGGGCGCTCGTCGCCCTCTTCCCCGGTTCGCTGCCCAGGGGCCAGTGGCTGGACTGGGCCGCCAAGGAGGTTTTCGGCGGTCTCTTCTCGGCCCGGGAGTTCGACGGCCACCCGCCTCGTCCGCTGTCCTTCCTGCTCGGCCTCTTCGGCGCCGTCGCCCTGCTGAACGCGGCCATGACGCTCTTCCGCTCCCAGCGCCTGACCGCCGCCCTGCACGGCGACGAGGAGCCCCGGATCCGCGCCCTCCTCGGCGCCTACGGCCGCAACGACTCCCTCGGCTACTTCGCCACCCGGCGCGACAAGGCCGTCGTCTTCGCCCCCAACGGCAAGGCCGGCGTCACCTACCGCGTCGAGGCCGGCGTCTGCCTCGCCAGCGGCGACCCGGTCGGCGACCCCGCCTCCTGGACCGCCGCCATCGACGCCTGGCTGGCCGTGGCCCGGCGCTACGGCTGGCAGCCCGCCGTCATGGGTGCCTCCGAGGACGGCGCCACCGCCTACGGGCGCTCCGGGCTCGGCGCACTGCAGCTCGGCGACGAGGCCATCCTGCACGTCGCCCACTTCGACCTCGACGGCCGCGAGATGCGCGTCACCCGCCAGGCCGTCAACCGGGTCCGGCGCACCGGGGCCACCACCGTCATCCGCCGCCACTCCGCCCTCTCCGAGGACGAGATGAGGATGATCGTGGAAAGCGCCGACAAATGGCGCGACACCGAGACCGAGCGCGGCTTCTCCATGGCCCTGGACCGGCTCGGCGACCCCGCCGACGGGGACTGTCTGCTGGTCGAGGCCTTCGACGGCAAGGGCGCACTGATCGCCCTGCTCTCCTTCGTCCCCTGGGGCAAGGACGGCATCTCCCTCGACCTGATGCGCCGCGACCGCACCGCCCCCAACGGGGTCATGGAGTTCATGGTCGCCCAGCTCTGCGCCGCCGCTCCCGGCCTCGGCGTGCACCGGATCTCCCTCAACTTCGCCGTCTTCCGCTCCGCCTTCGAGGAGGGCGGCCGGATCGGCGCCGGCCCCGTCCTCAAACTGTGGCGCAGGCTGCTGCTCTTCTTCTCCCGCTGGTGGCAGCTGGAGGCGCTGTACCGCTCGAACGTCAAGTACGGCCCCGAGTGGTACCCGCGCTTCCTCTGCTACCAGGACGCCGGCTCGCTCGCCCGGGTCAGCCTCGCCTCCGGTATCGCCGAGGGCTTCGTCTCCGTACCGAGCCTGCGCACCCTGTGGGGCAACGGCCACCCCAAGGGCCTCGTCGCCCCCACCACCACCGAGGGACTGCCCTCCATCGAATCCCTCGGCCTGGACGCCGTCACGCAGGAGGCGCCGGGAGTCCCGGCCGAGCGGCTGCCCGAGCAGGTCCGCGTCCGCCACGCGAAGCTGGACCGCATCCGGGCGGCCGGCACCGACCCCTACCCGGTGGGCATCCCCGCGCGCACCCACACCGTCGCGGAGCTGAAGGCCACCCACCGGGGTTCCCCCGGCCATCCGGTGCTGCCGCCCGGCGCCCGAACCGGTGAACAGGCCACCCTCGCCGGGCGCGTGATGCTCGTACGCGACCTCGGCGGTGTGGTCTTCGCCGTCCTGCGCGACTGGTCCGGCGACATCCAGCTGATGCTCACCCGCGACGAGGCAGGGGCCGACGTACTGGACTCCTTCACCTCTCAGGTCGACTTCGGCGACCACGTGCTCGTGAGCGGCGAGACCGGAGCCAGCAAGGCGGGCGAACCGTCCCTTGTGGTCCGCTCCTGGCAGCTCACCGGCAAGTGCCTGCGCCCCCTCCCCGACAAGCGCAAGGGCCTCGCCGACCCCGAGGCCCGGGTCCGTCGCCGCTACCTCGACCTGGTCGCCAGCCCCGAGGCCCGGGACGTCGTACGGGCCCGCTCCAGCGCGGTGCAGGCCCTGCGCCAGGGGCTCCTCGACCGCGGCTACCTGGAGGTCGAGACCCCGATGCTCCAGCAGATCCACGGCGGCGCCAACGCCCGGCCCTTCCGCACCCACATCAACGCCTACGACCTCGACCTGTACCTGCGCATCGCGCCCGAGCTCTACCTCAAGCGGCTGTGCGTCGGCGGCATGGAGAAGGTCTTCGAGATGGGCCGCACCTTCCGCAACGAGGGTGTCTCCTACAAGCACAACCCCGAGTTCACGATGCTGGAGGCCTACCAGGCCTTCGCCGACTACGACGTGATGCTCGACCTCACCCGCGAACTGATCCAGGGGGCCGCGACCGCCGCCTTCGGGTCGCCGATCGCCCACAAGGCGGGCCCGGACGGGAAGCTCGTCGTCCACGACATCTCCGGGACCTGGCCGGTCAAGACCATGTACGGAGCCATCAGCGAGGCCCTCGGCGAGGAGGTCGACGCCGACACCGAGGAGGCGGTGCTGCGCAGGCTGTGCGACCGGGCGTCCGTCCCGCACGCCCCCGAGGACACCCGCGGCGACGTGGTGCTGGAGATGTACGAGCGCCTCGTCGAGGAGCGCACCAAGCTGCCCACCTTCTACAAGGACTTCCCCACGGACGTCTCCCCGCTCACCCGGCAGCACCGCCGGGACCCCCGGCTCGCCGAGCGCTGGGACCTGGTCGCCTTCGGCACCGAACTGGGCACCGCCTACTCGGAGCTGACCGACCCGGTGGAACAGCGCCGCCGCCTCACCGCCCAGTCCCTGCTCGCGGCGGGCGGCGACCCCGAGGCGATGGAACTGGACAACGACTTCCTGGACGCCCTGGAGTACGCGATGCCGCCCACGGGCGGCCTCGGCATCGGCGTGGACCGGCTCGTCATGTTCCTCACGGGCCTGACGATCCGCGAGACCCTTCCCTTCCCCCTGGTCCGCCGCGGCTGA
- a CDS encoding universal stress protein: protein MTEHVNTGFERGTDGPKVILAGVDGSESSLRAAAYAAGLARRQNALLALVYVQPVIPAGAALGAPVADTTGEIAEGLVAEIRASAERLKGIYEVRWQFHTFRGDPYAGLVSAADELMADAVVVGASEQAGHRIVGSVAIRLVKAGRWPVTVVP from the coding sequence GTGACGGAGCACGTGAACACGGGATTCGAACGCGGCACCGACGGCCCGAAGGTGATCCTGGCCGGGGTGGACGGTTCGGAGTCCTCGCTGCGGGCCGCGGCCTACGCGGCGGGGCTGGCCCGGCGGCAGAACGCCCTGCTGGCGCTGGTGTACGTCCAGCCGGTGATCCCGGCCGGGGCGGCGCTGGGCGCGCCGGTGGCGGACACCACCGGGGAGATCGCGGAGGGCCTGGTCGCCGAGATCCGCGCGTCGGCGGAGCGGCTCAAGGGCATCTACGAGGTGCGCTGGCAGTTCCACACCTTCCGCGGCGACCCGTACGCCGGCCTGGTGAGCGCGGCGGACGAGCTGATGGCGGACGCGGTCGTGGTCGGCGCCTCCGAGCAGGCGGGCCACCGGATCGTGGGGTCGGTGGCGATTCGCCTGGTCAAGGCGGGCCGCTGGCCCGTCACCGTGGTTCCGTAG
- a CDS encoding CapA family protein: MKPRIRPHVLALLSAVLLSAAAGCSATGSPAPARLGDSGGPPAPSSAAGSSAAEGFTLVASGDVLPHTSVIQRAANDADGDGYDFRPMFSGVKPVVSAAGLALCHMETVYGEEGGPFSGYPAFTSPPEVADGLKDAGYDGCSTASNHTLDDGAAGLRRTLDRFDKVGLKHAGSARTAAEAATVTMYKAGSAKVAHLAYTYDTNGYPLPEGQPWAVNLMKQDKIIADARAARKAGADVVLVSVHWGTEWETEPDDTQLSLGRALTASQTGGRPDIDAIIGTHAHVPQPYEKVNGTWIVYGMGDQVAGEMFNHTGARDMRGNYGSIGRFTFAPPAAAGQRWQVTKAEFVPQMMDLSAGRVVHLADALAKDPGREDYERARDAISEAVLSRGAAKDGLTMGW, translated from the coding sequence ATGAAGCCGCGAATCCGCCCGCACGTGCTCGCCCTCCTGTCGGCCGTGCTGCTGTCCGCCGCCGCCGGATGTTCGGCCACCGGAAGCCCCGCACCGGCCCGACTCGGGGACTCCGGCGGACCGCCGGCCCCCTCCAGCGCCGCCGGATCGTCCGCCGCCGAGGGTTTCACCCTGGTCGCGAGCGGCGACGTACTGCCGCACACCTCCGTCATCCAGCGTGCGGCGAACGACGCCGACGGCGACGGGTACGACTTCAGGCCCATGTTCTCCGGGGTCAAGCCCGTGGTCTCCGCGGCCGGCCTCGCCCTCTGCCACATGGAGACCGTCTACGGGGAGGAGGGCGGGCCCTTCTCCGGCTATCCGGCCTTCACGTCGCCGCCCGAGGTCGCCGACGGGCTGAAGGACGCCGGGTACGACGGCTGCTCCACGGCCTCGAACCACACCCTCGACGACGGGGCCGCGGGACTGCGCCGCACACTGGACCGCTTCGACAAGGTCGGTCTGAAGCACGCCGGTTCGGCCCGCACGGCCGCCGAGGCCGCGACCGTGACCATGTACAAGGCGGGCTCCGCCAAGGTGGCCCACCTCGCGTACACCTACGACACCAACGGCTACCCGCTGCCCGAGGGCCAGCCGTGGGCGGTCAACCTGATGAAGCAGGACAAGATCATCGCGGATGCGCGGGCGGCCCGGAAGGCGGGCGCGGACGTGGTGCTGGTGAGCGTGCACTGGGGCACGGAGTGGGAGACCGAACCGGACGACACCCAGCTCTCGCTCGGCAGAGCCCTGACCGCCTCGCAGACCGGCGGCCGCCCCGACATCGACGCAATCATCGGAACGCACGCGCACGTGCCGCAACCCTACGAGAAGGTCAACGGGACCTGGATCGTCTACGGCATGGGAGACCAGGTCGCGGGCGAGATGTTCAACCACACGGGCGCCCGCGACATGCGGGGCAACTACGGCTCGATCGGCCGGTTCACCTTCGCCCCGCCGGCCGCGGCCGGGCAGCGCTGGCAGGTCACCAAGGCCGAGTTCGTGCCGCAGATGATGGACCTGTCCGCGGGCCGGGTCGTCCACCTCGCCGACGCCCTCGCCAAGGACCCCGGCCGCGAGGACTACGAGCGCGCCCGCGACGCCATCAGCGAGGCCGTCCTCAGCCGCGGCGCCGCGAAGGACGGCCTGACCATGGGCTGGTAG
- a CDS encoding sigma-70 family RNA polymerase sigma factor yields MPLSPTLPRTDPEALAVLQRDHGRALFGFLVGLTAGDAQRAEDLVQETLVRLWQHPEALSSGHESMRPWLFTVARRLAIDARRARLSRPLEVDPEGLEHAPEPQDAVAGSVTAIDVRRAVGSLGPEHREVLMQVYFRDRSVAEAAAELGIPAGTVKSRTYYALRALRKDLQGYGYGLGA; encoded by the coding sequence GTGCCGCTCTCCCCCACCCTCCCCCGTACGGATCCCGAGGCACTCGCCGTGCTCCAGCGCGACCACGGGCGGGCCCTCTTCGGATTCCTGGTCGGCCTCACGGCAGGAGACGCCCAGCGCGCGGAGGACCTTGTGCAGGAGACCCTCGTACGGCTCTGGCAGCACCCGGAGGCCCTGTCCAGCGGGCACGAATCCATGCGGCCCTGGCTGTTCACGGTGGCCCGGCGGCTCGCGATCGACGCCCGGCGGGCCCGGCTGTCACGGCCCCTGGAGGTGGATCCGGAAGGGCTGGAACACGCACCCGAGCCCCAGGACGCGGTGGCCGGATCGGTCACGGCGATCGACGTCCGGCGGGCCGTGGGATCCCTGGGGCCCGAGCACCGCGAGGTCCTGATGCAGGTCTACTTCCGCGACCGCTCGGTGGCCGAGGCGGCCGCCGAGCTCGGCATCCCGGCCGGAACCGTCAAGTCCCGCACGTACTACGCGCTTCGGGCCCTGAGGAAGGACCTCCAGGGGTACGGGTACGGCCTCGGCGCCTGA
- a CDS encoding DUF4913 domain-containing protein, whose translation MDSKAIEHARRVAARVTADADGDGWKEHHWAVARFLSGSRTAVEEERWRKQLHDWRERIVASLAADAYAAVAESQDLLLDWLLTELRRGEDALGSLLALYPLPGPEREPLSVSATPASEVTGDGPEFYFADVFTFVTDYLAVMIRRPLDGTSATWCPHWWEHPEAGARLSALWLAWEHLRHDAALGMTTWWIQHADPHLRVLMDPRQGPFAACSPEGHAQEPLGPLPVDPYEPT comes from the coding sequence ATGGACAGCAAAGCGATCGAGCACGCGCGGCGGGTGGCGGCGCGGGTGACGGCCGACGCCGATGGCGATGGCTGGAAGGAACACCACTGGGCCGTGGCCCGCTTCCTGTCCGGTTCCCGGACGGCCGTCGAGGAGGAGCGCTGGCGAAAGCAGCTGCACGACTGGAGGGAGCGGATCGTCGCCTCCCTCGCGGCGGACGCCTACGCCGCGGTCGCCGAATCCCAGGACCTCCTCCTGGACTGGCTCCTGACGGAACTCCGGCGCGGCGAAGACGCCCTGGGCTCGCTGCTGGCGCTGTATCCCCTGCCCGGGCCGGAGCGGGAACCGCTCTCCGTCTCCGCCACGCCCGCATCGGAGGTCACCGGCGACGGCCCCGAGTTCTACTTCGCCGACGTCTTCACCTTCGTCACCGACTACCTCGCGGTCATGATCCGCCGTCCCCTCGACGGTACGTCCGCGACCTGGTGTCCGCACTGGTGGGAGCACCCCGAAGCGGGGGCCCGGCTGTCCGCGCTCTGGCTGGCCTGGGAGCACCTGCGCCACGACGCGGCCCTCGGCATGACCACCTGGTGGATCCAGCACGCCGATCCGCACCTGCGGGTCCTGATGGACCCCCGGCAGGGCCCGTTCGCCGCGTGTTCGCCCGAGGGGCACGCGCAGGAACCGCTCGGCCCGCTCCCGGTGGACCCGTACGAACCGACGTAG
- a CDS encoding Fpg/Nei family DNA glycosylase — protein MPELPEVEALREYLDEHLTGRVVERVLPLAVSVLKTYDPPLTALEGQQAGTPARFGKFLALPVGELHLVTHLARAGWLRWQDTLPAQPPRPGKGPLALRVRLVGEGGFDLTEAGTQKRLAVYVVHDPQEVPGIARLGPDPLAEAFDRDAFAALLAGERRQIKGVLRDQSVIAGIGNAYSDEILHAAGVSPFKLASSFTEEQLTQLYEAVRSTLGEAVGRAHGVAAGRLKAEKKSGLRVHGRAGEPCPVCGDTVRSVSFADSSLEYCPTCQTGGKPLADRRLSRLLK, from the coding sequence ATGCCGGAGCTGCCCGAGGTCGAGGCCCTGCGGGAGTATCTCGACGAGCACCTCACCGGGCGGGTGGTCGAGCGTGTCCTCCCGCTCGCGGTGAGCGTGCTCAAGACCTACGACCCGCCGCTGACCGCCCTCGAAGGGCAGCAGGCCGGCACCCCGGCCCGGTTCGGCAAGTTCCTGGCCCTGCCGGTCGGGGAGCTCCACCTCGTCACGCACCTGGCCCGGGCCGGCTGGCTGCGCTGGCAGGACACCCTGCCCGCGCAGCCGCCGCGCCCCGGCAAGGGGCCGCTCGCACTGCGCGTCCGGCTCGTCGGCGAGGGCGGCTTCGACCTCACCGAGGCCGGCACCCAGAAGCGCCTCGCCGTGTACGTGGTCCACGACCCGCAGGAGGTTCCCGGCATCGCCCGCCTCGGTCCCGATCCGCTCGCCGAGGCCTTCGACCGGGACGCCTTCGCCGCGCTGCTCGCGGGGGAGCGGCGCCAGATCAAGGGCGTGCTGCGGGACCAGAGCGTGATCGCGGGCATCGGCAACGCCTACAGCGACGAGATCCTGCACGCGGCCGGGGTCTCGCCGTTCAAACTCGCCTCCTCCTTCACCGAGGAGCAGCTCACCCAGCTTTACGAAGCCGTGCGGAGCACCTTGGGCGAGGCCGTCGGCCGGGCCCACGGGGTGGCCGCGGGACGACTCAAGGCCGAGAAGAAGAGCGGCCTGCGGGTGCACGGCCGGGCCGGTGAGCCGTGCCCGGTGTGCGGGGACACCGTGCGCTCGGTGTCCTTCGCCGACTCCTCGCTGGAGTACTGCCCCACCTGCCAGACCGGTGGGAAGCCGCTCGCCGACCGAAGGCTCTCGCGCCTGCTCAAGTAG